The Fibrobacter sp. UWEL genome includes the window AGGGACGGTTCAACAACGTACGGAACGTAACGCTTGTTGTTCACCTGGTCGTTGTATTCCTGCTTAACCTTGGATTCGTTCTGGTGAGCAGTCAAGTCGAAGTTGGTACGGCTTGCGATACCCCACAGTTCGCCCCAACCGAACGGGAATTCGTATTCAACGTCGGTGGTACCGTTGGAGTAGTGAGAAAGTTCTTCCTTGGCATGTTCGCGGAGGCGGAGCTTGGATTCGTTCACGCCCAGGTCCTTGATGAGCCAGTTGAAGCAGTACTTGCGCCAGAAGTTGTACCAGTCAAGTTCGGTGCCCGGTTCGCAGAAGAATTCCAGTTCCATCTGTTCGAATTCGCGGGTACGGAAAATGAAGTTACCCGGGGTAATTTCGTTACGGAAGGACTTACCGATCTGACCGACGCCAAACGGAATGCGGGGGCGAACGTTGTCAACGATGTTCTTGAAGTCAACGAAGATACCCTGAGCGGTTTCCGGACGGAGGTAAACCTTGTTACCTTCACCTTCGATAACGCCGATTTCGGTCTGGAACATCAGGTTGAATGCGCGGGGCTTGGTGAACTCGGTCTTGCCGCAGCTCGGGCATTCGATCTTGTTTTCAACCATCAATTCTGCGATCTGGTCGAAGTTCTTGCCGGCGCAGCAGCCGTCACCCAGCTTTTCTTCCAGCAGGTGGTCAGCGCGGAAACGTTCATGGCAAGCCAAGCAGTCAACCAGCGGGTCAGAGAAGTTACCGACGTGGCCGGAAGCCTTCCAAACGCGGGGGTTCAAGAGAATGGAGCTATCAAGACCGAGAACATCCTTACGGGAAGTAACGAACTTCTTCCACCAGAGGTTCTTGATGTTGCGCTTCAGTTCGACACCATACGGACCGTAGTCCCAAGTA containing:
- a CDS encoding glycine--tRNA ligase gives rise to the protein MAKKVQDALKDIISLCKRRGFIFPGSEIYDGLANTWDYGPYGVELKRNIKNLWWKKFVTSRKDVLGLDSSILLNPRVWKASGHVGNFSDPLVDCLACHERFRADHLLEEKLGDGCCAGKNFDQIAELMVENKIECPSCGKTEFTKPRAFNLMFQTEIGVIEGEGNKVYLRPETAQGIFVDFKNIVDNVRPRIPFGVGQIGKSFRNEITPGNFIFRTREFEQMELEFFCEPGTELDWYNFWRKYCFNWLIKDLGVNESKLRLREHAKEELSHYSNGTTDVEYEFPFGWGELWGIASRTNFDLTAHQNESKVKQEYNDQVNNKRYVPYVVEPSLGVERLLLVLLCDAYEVQKLENDERTVLHFDPKVAPVKVAVLPLVKKGQVKAKAEELYEQLLQRWNVEYDETQSIGKRYRRQDELGTPFCVTVDFDTVGEGESDPAKLGYVTVRERDSMQQELVKIDELEAYLAAKLGC